A portion of the Anoxybacillus gonensis genome contains these proteins:
- the prli42 gene encoding stressosome-associated protein Prli42 has protein sequence MHSKKVQKIVVYLMLGSMLLTSLLAGLSMWI, from the coding sequence ATGCATTCAAAAAAAGTGCAAAAAATTGTTGTTTATTTAATGCTCGGCTCGATGCTTTTAACCTCTTTGCTCGCTGGATTAAGCATGTGGATATAG
- a CDS encoding aromatic acid exporter family protein produces the protein MLKIGYRTTKTAIGTASAIAIAQSLHLENFASAGIITLLCIQVTKKKSLQTARARFVAGLVGLLFSFFFFEGLRYHPLSIGLLLLFFIPTTVSLKVTEGIATSAVIILHVYMAKTMTWHLVYNEVMLMIIGIGIALLVNMYMPSVEKDLKEYQRIVEDLFRIIFKEIVHYLRTNESLWDGKEIALAGDTLKQAKALALQNIENHFLRNEDYYYRYFRMRERQFEIIERMLPLISSMTYTVEQRNMIADFIDELSDAIHPGNTADRFIRQLQEMKKQFQQMPLPKTREEFEERAALLHFVKEMEQYLIIKSQL, from the coding sequence ATGCTAAAAATTGGTTATCGAACGACGAAAACAGCGATCGGAACAGCGAGTGCGATTGCGATTGCCCAATCGTTGCATCTTGAAAATTTCGCTTCTGCCGGAATTATTACATTACTTTGCATTCAAGTGACGAAAAAAAAGTCATTGCAAACGGCGCGCGCTCGGTTTGTTGCCGGTTTAGTTGGCTTGTTGTTTTCGTTTTTCTTTTTTGAAGGGCTTCGTTATCATCCGCTTTCGATCGGTTTATTGCTCTTATTTTTTATTCCGACGACCGTTTCGTTGAAAGTGACCGAAGGAATTGCGACAAGTGCGGTCATCATTTTGCACGTATATATGGCGAAAACGATGACGTGGCATCTCGTATATAATGAGGTGATGTTGATGATTATCGGCATCGGCATCGCTTTGCTCGTCAATATGTACATGCCAAGCGTGGAAAAAGATTTAAAAGAATATCAGCGCATTGTAGAAGATTTATTTCGCATCATTTTTAAAGAAATTGTTCATTATTTACGGACGAATGAAAGTTTATGGGATGGAAAAGAAATTGCGTTAGCGGGCGATACGTTAAAGCAAGCAAAGGCGCTTGCATTGCAAAATATTGAAAACCATTTTTTGCGCAATGAAGATTATTATTACCGATATTTTCGTATGCGCGAACGGCAATTTGAAATTATTGAGCGGATGTTGCCGCTGATTAGCTCCATGACATATACGGTCGAGCAACGCAATATGATTGCTGATTTTATCGATGAACTAAGCGATGCGATTCACCCGGGAAATACAGCGGATCGTTTTATTCGACAACTTCAGGAGATGAAAAAACAGTTTCAACAAATGCCGTTACCAAAAACGCGCGAGGAGTTTGAAGAACGTGCGGCTCTTTTGCATTTTGTGAAAGAGATGGAACAATATTTAATTATCAAAAGTCAATTGTAA
- a CDS encoding L,D-transpeptidase, which yields MPLLFAFFLFLSPLWPLGDNPRVGDPMIIVNKQTNQLAFIRHGKIERIYRVATGKTNALTPEGLFTVTVKAVNPYYRKKNIPGGAPNNPLGTRWIGFDARGTDGRTYGIHGTNRPSSIGRYITEGCVRMHNRDVEALYPNVPIGTKVAIVKTNESFQQLGKKYGALK from the coding sequence ATGCCGCTTCTTTTTGCTTTCTTTCTTTTTCTTTCACCGCTTTGGCCGCTTGGAGACAATCCGCGCGTTGGTGATCCGATGATTATCGTTAACAAACAAACGAACCAACTTGCTTTTATTCGCCACGGGAAAATTGAACGTATATATCGTGTTGCCACAGGAAAAACGAATGCGCTCACGCCAGAAGGATTATTTACCGTTACGGTAAAGGCAGTAAATCCGTACTATCGAAAGAAAAACATTCCAGGCGGCGCCCCGAACAATCCGCTTGGTACAAGATGGATCGGATTTGATGCGCGCGGGACAGATGGACGAACGTATGGGATTCATGGAACGAATCGACCGTCATCGATTGGACGTTATATAACAGAAGGATGTGTAAGAATGCACAATCGGGATGTCGAGGCGTTATATCCGAACGTGCCAATAGGAACGAAAGTAGCGATTGTAAAAACAAATGAATCGTTCCAACAGCTCGGTAAAAAGTATGGGGCGCTGAAATAA
- the mce gene encoding methylmalonyl-CoA epimerase produces MEVKKVDHIGIAVKSLDEALPFYTDTLGLSCVGIETVESEQVRVAFLKVGDVKLELLEPLSEHSPIASFIEKRGEGIHHVALGVDHIEQRIEELKNNGIRMIHEQPKRGAGGAHIAFMHPKSARGVLYELCEKVGGQ; encoded by the coding sequence ATGGAAGTAAAAAAAGTCGATCATATTGGCATTGCAGTCAAATCGTTAGACGAGGCGCTTCCGTTTTATACGGATACGCTCGGCTTATCGTGCGTTGGCATTGAAACGGTCGAATCAGAACAAGTTCGTGTAGCGTTTTTAAAAGTTGGCGATGTCAAGCTTGAACTGCTTGAGCCGCTCTCTGAACATAGCCCGATTGCTTCTTTTATTGAAAAGCGAGGCGAAGGCATTCATCATGTCGCGCTTGGGGTTGATCATATCGAACAGCGCATCGAAGAGTTAAAAAATAACGGCATTCGTATGATTCACGAGCAACCGAAGCGCGGTGCAGGCGGTGCACACATCGCTTTTATGCATCCGAAGTCAGCCCGCGGCGTGTTATATGAGCTTTGTGAAAAGGTCGGTGGGCAATAA
- the scpA gene encoding methylmalonyl-CoA mutase codes for MGKINFANRPLQYGQPVDEQTWKKAIEQKVRATFDELVFQTNEHIAIKPLYTKEDIAHLDFLDYMPGIPPYVRGPYPSMYVNRPWTIRQYAGFSTAEESNAFYRRNLAMGQKGLSVAFDLATHRGYDSDHPRVIGDVGKAGVAIDSVLDMKTLFDGIPLDQMSVSMTMNGAVLPIMAFYIVTAEEQGVKQEQLSGTIQNDILKEYMVRNTYIYPPEMSMRIIADIFAYTSKHMPKFNSISISGYHMQEAGAPADIELAYTLADGLEYVRTGLKAGIDIDSFAPRLSFFWAIGMNYFMEVAKMRAARIIWAKMMKTFHPKNPKSLALRTHSQTSGWSLTEQDPFNNVVRTCLEAHAAAMGHTQSLHTNALDEAIALPTDFSARIARNTQLYLQEETGICQVIDPWAGSYYVETLTNELMKRAWAHIEEIENLGGMAKAIETGLPKMRIEEAAARRQAKIDSGAETIIGVNKYRPEKEQPIDILEVDNTAVRERQIEKLKQLRASRDEERVQQTLQAITKAAETGEGNLLELAVEAARARATLGEISDAIEKVAGRHKAVIRSVSGVYSSEFTNEEEIARVKKMTDEFYELEGRRPRILIAKMGQDGHDRGAKVIATAFADLGFDVDIGPLFQTPEETARQAVENDVHVVGMSSLAAGHKTLLPQLVEELRKLGREDIIVVVGGVIPPQDYEFLYEHGAAAIFGPGTIIPVAAQKVLHEIYRRLGYEEVSE; via the coding sequence ATGGGGAAAATTAATTTTGCTAATCGACCGTTACAATATGGACAGCCAGTTGATGAACAAACGTGGAAAAAAGCGATCGAACAAAAAGTAAGAGCAACATTCGATGAGCTCGTATTCCAAACAAATGAACATATTGCGATCAAACCGCTATATACGAAAGAAGATATAGCACACCTCGATTTTCTTGACTATATGCCGGGCATTCCACCATACGTTCGTGGGCCATATCCATCGATGTACGTCAATCGCCCGTGGACGATTCGGCAATACGCTGGCTTTTCGACAGCGGAAGAAAGCAATGCATTTTATCGTCGCAACTTAGCGATGGGTCAAAAAGGGCTGTCTGTCGCTTTTGATCTTGCAACACATCGGGGATATGACTCCGACCATCCGCGCGTTATCGGAGATGTTGGCAAGGCAGGGGTAGCCATTGATTCTGTGTTAGATATGAAAACGTTATTTGACGGCATCCCGCTTGACCAAATGTCCGTATCGATGACGATGAACGGTGCCGTATTGCCAATTATGGCGTTTTACATTGTGACGGCTGAAGAACAAGGAGTAAAACAAGAACAGCTCTCTGGAACGATTCAAAATGACATTTTAAAGGAATATATGGTGCGGAATACGTACATTTATCCACCAGAAATGTCCATGCGTATTATCGCAGACATTTTTGCGTACACGTCAAAACATATGCCGAAATTCAACAGCATAAGCATTTCAGGTTACCATATGCAAGAAGCAGGAGCACCTGCAGATATTGAACTCGCTTATACGCTTGCGGATGGATTAGAGTATGTGCGCACAGGACTAAAAGCAGGCATTGACATTGATTCATTTGCTCCGCGTCTATCGTTTTTCTGGGCGATTGGGATGAACTATTTTATGGAAGTAGCAAAAATGCGGGCAGCGCGAATCATTTGGGCGAAAATGATGAAGACGTTTCATCCGAAAAACCCAAAATCGCTCGCCCTTCGGACGCATTCGCAAACATCGGGATGGAGCTTAACTGAACAAGATCCGTTTAATAATGTCGTGCGCACATGTTTAGAAGCGCACGCCGCAGCGATGGGACATACGCAGTCGCTTCATACCAATGCGCTTGATGAGGCCATTGCATTACCGACGGACTTTTCCGCTCGCATCGCACGCAATACGCAGCTTTATTTACAAGAAGAAACAGGCATTTGCCAAGTCATTGACCCATGGGCAGGTTCGTATTATGTGGAAACGTTAACGAACGAATTAATGAAGCGTGCATGGGCTCATATTGAAGAAATCGAAAATCTTGGTGGAATGGCGAAAGCGATTGAAACAGGTTTGCCAAAAATGCGCATCGAAGAAGCTGCGGCAAGAAGGCAAGCAAAAATTGACTCCGGTGCGGAGACGATTATCGGCGTGAATAAATATCGTCCAGAAAAAGAACAACCGATCGATATTTTAGAAGTCGATAATACGGCCGTTAGAGAGCGGCAAATTGAAAAATTAAAACAGTTGCGCGCTTCTCGTGATGAAGAACGCGTTCAACAAACGTTGCAAGCAATTACGAAAGCAGCAGAAACTGGTGAAGGAAACTTGCTTGAATTAGCGGTAGAGGCAGCGCGCGCTCGGGCGACGTTAGGAGAAATATCTGATGCGATTGAAAAAGTAGCAGGCAGGCATAAAGCGGTCATTCGTTCCGTTAGCGGCGTATATAGTTCAGAGTTTACAAACGAAGAAGAAATTGCCCGCGTCAAAAAAATGACGGATGAATTTTACGAGCTAGAAGGAAGACGGCCACGCATTTTAATTGCAAAAATGGGACAAGATGGACATGACCGCGGAGCAAAAGTGATTGCGACGGCATTTGCTGATTTAGGGTTTGATGTCGATATCGGTCCGCTCTTTCAAACACCAGAAGAAACGGCTCGGCAAGCGGTTGAAAACGATGTACATGTCGTTGGCATGAGCTCGCTTGCTGCGGGGCATAAAACGTTGTTGCCACAACTTGTTGAAGAGTTGCGGAAATTAGGGCGTGAAGATATTATCGTTGTCGTTGGTGGAGTCATTCCACCGCAAGACTACGAATTTTTATATGAACATGGTGCAGCTGCAATTTTTGGACCAGGTACAATCATCCCAGTAGCAGCACAAAAAGTATTGCATGAGATTTATCGACGACTCGGTTACGAGGAAGTGAGTGAATGA
- the meaB gene encoding methylmalonyl Co-A mutase-associated GTPase MeaB yields MSEERTSRPEWADDGKMFATSYVKGNDRAHLAKENRSIKRKERSVEEYVAGVLNHDRTILAQAITLIESNAAKHTEKAQRILHELLPYVGRSIRIGITGVPGAGKSTFIEAFGQFLCEKGHRVAVLAVDPSSSITGGSILGDKTRMEHLARHPRAFIRPSPSGGTLGGVHRKTRETMLLCEAAGYDIILVETVGVGQSEVAVRGMVDFFLLLALTGAGDELQGMKKGMMELVDAIVINKADGDNKKKAEVAKEEYNQILHYLRHATKGWETKAYTCSSLYGEGIEQIWEVIEKFVQTTKQSGVFEERRREQMKDWLHAMIKDYLHNRFFHHPIVQQQLPAIEEDVMAGKQPVTMAAEQLIRLYEER; encoded by the coding sequence ATGAGCGAAGAACGGACATCTCGGCCTGAATGGGCTGATGACGGAAAGATGTTTGCAACGTCGTATGTGAAAGGAAACGATCGTGCCCATTTAGCGAAAGAAAACCGATCAATAAAACGGAAAGAACGTTCCGTTGAGGAATATGTCGCAGGTGTATTAAATCATGATCGCACCATTTTAGCGCAAGCAATCACGCTTATTGAAAGCAATGCAGCAAAACATACCGAAAAAGCTCAGCGCATTTTGCATGAACTTCTTCCATATGTCGGGCGCTCTATTCGCATTGGCATTACCGGTGTACCAGGAGCGGGAAAAAGTACGTTTATTGAAGCGTTTGGACAATTTTTATGTGAGAAAGGTCATCGTGTCGCCGTATTAGCTGTCGATCCGAGCAGTTCAATTACAGGAGGAAGCATTCTTGGCGATAAAACGCGCATGGAACATTTAGCGCGCCATCCGCGTGCGTTTATTCGCCCCTCCCCATCAGGCGGGACGCTCGGTGGCGTGCATCGCAAAACACGCGAGACGATGTTGCTTTGTGAAGCAGCTGGATATGATATAATTCTTGTGGAAACGGTTGGTGTTGGTCAAAGCGAAGTGGCGGTGCGCGGTATGGTTGATTTTTTCTTATTGCTCGCTTTAACGGGCGCTGGTGATGAATTGCAAGGAATGAAAAAAGGAATGATGGAACTCGTCGATGCGATCGTCATTAATAAGGCAGATGGCGACAATAAAAAGAAAGCAGAAGTAGCGAAAGAAGAATATAATCAAATTTTACACTACTTGCGTCATGCAACGAAAGGCTGGGAAACGAAAGCCTATACATGTTCTTCTCTTTACGGAGAGGGCATCGAACAAATTTGGGAAGTGATCGAAAAATTTGTGCAAACGACAAAACAATCGGGTGTGTTTGAGGAAAGAAGAAGAGAACAGATGAAAGATTGGCTGCATGCGATGATTAAAGATTACTTACACAACCGCTTTTTTCATCATCCAATTGTACAACAACAGTTGCCGGCTATTGAAGAAGATGTGATGGCAGGAAAACAGCCTGTCACGATGGCTGCCGAGCAATTAATTCGTTTATATGAGGAAAGATAA